In the Chroococcidiopsis sp. SAG 2025 genome, one interval contains:
- a CDS encoding response regulator — MQGNLSEIDIRSILQLIELGQRTGELFVEAYSPSSNVNHADPNFALRHRSSYPRSQCWFIFFLNGQIIYATDGDRSLSRLRDYLRHYRIEIDLEQITTSSFAAHNALEYAYLWTLLEDCVLTPAQARSIIHGIVHETLFDLLSLHQGSFIFERGVTRSPHLTTLASAALATKIVQQVQAWKQLYPYIQSPERSLTIANLKGLRQGLPAATANRLEIWINGKTSLRQLARYLNRDILTVGKAVYPCVKHGWIQIHTPKITEIKTDNPHLSSGIKTLTITCIDDAIAICQTVETILQQQGFTVMSCSDPLQAFSLLFHQPPDLILCDIVMPILDGYELCAMLRCSNAFRQTPIVMLTGKDGFIDRVRARTVGATDYLTKPFTDSELLMLVEKHLHKKGVRTSHNSQLITH, encoded by the coding sequence ATGCAGGGTAACTTAAGTGAAATTGATATTCGCAGTATTTTACAACTCATTGAATTAGGACAGCGAACGGGGGAATTGTTTGTTGAAGCCTACAGTCCTTCTAGTAACGTCAATCACGCAGATCCGAACTTTGCTCTGCGTCACAGGAGTTCGTATCCGCGATCGCAGTGTTGGTTTATCTTTTTTCTCAACGGTCAAATCATCTATGCCACAGATGGCGATCGCAGTTTATCTCGTCTACGCGATTATCTACGACACTATCGAATCGAGATCGACCTAGAGCAAATTACAACTTCCTCGTTCGCAGCTCATAACGCCCTAGAGTATGCTTATCTTTGGACATTACTAGAAGATTGCGTTCTCACCCCTGCTCAAGCTCGTAGCATCATTCATGGCATTGTGCATGAAACACTATTCGATCTATTGAGTTTGCATCAAGGTTCGTTTATTTTCGAGCGAGGAGTTACCCGATCGCCGCACTTGACAACTTTAGCTAGTGCTGCTTTAGCAACTAAGATCGTGCAGCAGGTGCAGGCATGGAAACAGTTATATCCTTATATTCAATCTCCCGAGCGCTCTTTGACGATCGCCAATCTCAAAGGATTACGTCAAGGCTTGCCAGCAGCAACCGCCAATCGACTAGAGATTTGGATAAATGGTAAAACATCTCTCCGCCAACTAGCACGCTATCTCAATCGAGATATATTAACCGTAGGCAAGGCGGTTTATCCTTGCGTGAAACACGGTTGGATACAAATTCACACACCAAAAATAACTGAGATAAAAACTGATAATCCTCATTTGTCTTCTGGTATCAAAACGCTAACAATCACATGCATCGACGATGCGATCGCTATTTGCCAAACTGTAGAAACTATCCTACAGCAGCAAGGATTTACAGTCATGAGCTGTAGCGATCCGCTTCAGGCATTTAGTCTGCTGTTTCACCAGCCACCAGATTTAATTCTGTGCGATATAGTCATGCCCATACTAGATGGCTACGAGCTATGTGCCATGCTGCGCTGCTCTAATGCCTTTCGGCAAACGCCGATTGTCATGCTAACAGGTAAGGATGGATTCATCGATCGCGTCAGAGCTAGAACGGTAGGCGCAACCGACTATCTCACTAAACCTTTCACCGATAGCGAGTTATTGATGCTAGTAGAAAAACACCTGCATAAGAAGGGTGTGAGGACAAGTCACAACTCACAACTCATAACTCACTAG
- a CDS encoding Hpt domain-containing protein has translation MLPEQQQRILGYFLEEANDHLNTIEQGLLNLQSTLADSEMVNEIFRAAHSIKGGAAMLGLNSIQRTAHRLEDFFKILKECPSIQIEQTLESLFLQVFDNLKALLEQLQNGSNLSDGEASRLMAEVEPVFAALEHQLSVLVGQAGGSMHPDELSMPAVTADAQAAIAACASAFEYSVPETLRELLQLFKQPETSQTRQELQACCTRLAEMGVEYDLSGWLTLCETAAGAIASTDNSYRTLAPVIIRELKQAQELVLANRADEITICEQLQSLSINTFLLDWEENNSNSFELNENQFTENSLVLGADIFTPPAIVDNEVKTAFSTEEQLDNLSDDDALSSLFTPKLDSNNQLWQETTDLLDVINDRSDEISLQDIESQSSISSEETLALNDLFTEAQDISLNSIDEEPVFLNLFSAPTAGLDDVTSLEAMNPTDNSENVNINQLWTEETQSLPQLETSRSEAVVDSSVEAIADTEIQLELGNEFAISDDLIAFVPQVESELTESEFDLSALAYPASVTPIFTTDADNDVTESLTEWNSGIEAVELNRDLIPEIDNSLCLETDNIAPEIDEGWDDSNVRQLELGFSPMELSGNLSFETESSLEPLTSITDDSNPDFMAGWDTGNQALEMGFDSTEMELGESLALTTDSSLELDESCGLDADSSPSLELGTNLDLTTDSSPSLELSDGFGLEADSSLELGESLDLTTDFSHSLELGESCGLDADSSPSLELGESYNLATESSLELGESCGLDADSSPSLELGESLGLEFESGLELGENCGLETEADSQWSDSSTTSISEWDTDTEASELGFDITADLFTSPTSEEIAVTNIDSSFMLKESTDEMPTKDTASIAQWETSSKTPEIGFDSTTIELDNTLNLELESDRDLLTNESLTTADDFSSAELMTGWDTSSEALEIGVDSTMILSDSTSFEASNSELFTQSASIPVDDESTTPDKTFDIGEDEENITPCTTWHVGEAELGLDFDSNQTENEELPSFELEPSLELGDNFNLVAENLVVETSTEDTESIASWDTGSETLEMGFDSATVEETVEELDNSFNLELEPSSNLLTDTSLTATDDFSSTELMVDWDTGSDIDDESSITSAVWDVGETKLSLASDLTQTENEDILSFELEPSLELGDNFDFMAEVAESDAELFSTSTADIIDENITELMSVVESICQDTTENELLLGEAQADFLADSQLETDDDFPELNALLHEEESVTSAIATAEALLDLSSSPIVPAIESPTTTPPSSDDDFGDLDLLLQETPKVAAATTTAPSSDDFGDLEQLLQNPAKTTNVVTPQPTPAAPQAAAASPSPRRPAFEQMMRVPVKQLDSIGNMVGELVVYRNSLEQDQERLRQFLDNLLHQVQQLGDVGTRMQELYERSLLEASLLNSRQGGKLISVPDGNSSSVEEELPLESTLTH, from the coding sequence ATGCTGCCGGAACAACAACAGCGGATTTTGGGCTATTTTCTCGAAGAAGCCAACGACCACCTAAACACGATTGAGCAAGGTTTATTAAATCTGCAAAGTACGCTTGCAGATTCGGAGATGGTAAATGAAATCTTCCGAGCTGCCCACTCAATTAAAGGAGGAGCAGCAATGCTGGGCCTGAATAGCATCCAGCGTACAGCTCACCGCTTGGAAGACTTTTTCAAAATTTTGAAAGAGTGTCCGTCGATTCAGATCGAGCAAACTCTAGAATCATTATTTTTGCAAGTTTTCGATAATTTAAAAGCACTTTTGGAGCAACTCCAAAATGGCTCTAACTTAAGCGATGGTGAAGCCAGTCGGTTAATGGCAGAAGTCGAACCGGTGTTTGCTGCTCTGGAACATCAACTGTCCGTACTGGTGGGGCAAGCTGGTGGTAGTATGCATCCAGATGAATTATCCATGCCTGCGGTTACTGCGGATGCACAAGCAGCGATCGCTGCTTGTGCATCCGCTTTTGAGTACAGCGTCCCAGAAACACTTAGAGAGTTGTTACAACTATTTAAGCAGCCGGAGACATCTCAAACACGCCAAGAACTTCAGGCGTGCTGTACCCGACTCGCTGAGATGGGAGTGGAATATGACTTATCTGGCTGGTTGACGCTGTGCGAAACAGCAGCAGGAGCGATCGCTAGTACCGACAACTCCTATCGTACTCTTGCTCCAGTCATTATTCGCGAACTCAAACAAGCACAGGAACTCGTTCTGGCTAACCGTGCGGATGAAATTACCATCTGCGAACAATTGCAATCGTTGTCGATTAATACTTTCTTATTAGATTGGGAAGAAAACAATAGCAATAGTTTTGAGTTAAACGAGAATCAGTTTACTGAAAATTCCCTCGTTCTAGGAGCGGATATCTTCACACCTCCTGCAATTGTTGATAATGAAGTCAAAACAGCATTCTCTACAGAAGAACAACTGGACAACTTGTCAGATGATGACGCTCTTAGCAGCTTATTTACTCCCAAGTTGGACAGCAATAATCAACTTTGGCAAGAAACAACCGATCTGCTAGATGTCATCAACGATCGCTCTGATGAGATCTCGCTTCAAGATATTGAATCGCAATCTTCTATTTCTTCTGAAGAGACTTTAGCGCTCAATGATTTATTTACTGAAGCCCAAGATATTTCTCTAAATTCAATTGACGAAGAACCTGTTTTTTTGAATTTGTTTAGCGCTCCGACAGCAGGTTTAGATGACGTTACATCTCTGGAGGCAATGAACCCTACCGATAATTCAGAAAACGTCAATATAAATCAGTTGTGGACAGAGGAAACTCAGAGCTTACCACAGCTCGAAACATCACGCTCCGAAGCTGTTGTCGATAGTTCGGTAGAAGCGATCGCCGATACAGAAATACAGCTTGAATTAGGCAATGAATTCGCTATATCAGATGACTTGATTGCTTTTGTGCCACAAGTAGAATCTGAGTTGACTGAATCAGAGTTTGATTTATCCGCGCTCGCATATCCCGCAAGTGTAACACCAATATTTACAACCGATGCTGATAATGATGTTACAGAATCATTGACCGAATGGAACAGTGGGATTGAAGCAGTAGAATTAAATCGCGATTTAATTCCTGAAATAGATAATAGTTTATGCTTAGAAACTGACAACATTGCTCCAGAGATCGATGAAGGATGGGATGATAGTAATGTAAGGCAGTTAGAACTTGGCTTTTCTCCTATGGAGTTGAGCGGTAATTTGAGTTTTGAGACTGAATCCAGCTTAGAACCACTAACATCAATAACCGATGATAGCAATCCAGACTTCATGGCAGGATGGGATACTGGCAACCAAGCCCTAGAGATGGGTTTCGACTCTACAGAAATGGAATTAGGTGAGAGTCTTGCTTTGACAACCGATTCTAGTTTGGAGCTAGATGAGAGTTGCGGTTTAGACGCTGATTCTAGCCCTAGCCTGGAATTAGGTACGAATCTTGATTTGACAACTGATTCCAGCCCTAGCTTGGAATTAAGTGATGGTTTCGGTTTAGAAGCCGATTCTAGTCTGGAACTAGGCGAGAGCCTTGATTTGACAACCGATTTTAGTCATAGCTTGGAATTAGGTGAGAGCTGTGGTTTAGACGCTGATTCTAGCCCTAGCCTAGAATTAGGTGAGAGTTACAATTTAGCAACGGAATCCAGTTTGGAGCTAGGTGAGAGCTGTGGTTTAGACGCTGATTCTAGCCCTAGCCTGGAATTAGGTGAGAGCCTTGGTTTAGAATTTGAGTCTGGCCTGGAATTAGGTGAAAATTGTGGTTTGGAAACAGAAGCTGATTCCCAGTGGAGTGATAGTAGCACCACATCCATATCGGAATGGGATACTGACACCGAAGCATCCGAATTAGGCTTTGATATTACTGCTGATTTGTTTACTTCTCCCACTTCAGAAGAGATAGCAGTAACAAACATTGATTCTTCTTTCATGCTGAAAGAATCAACAGATGAGATGCCTACAAAAGATACAGCATCAATCGCACAATGGGAAACTAGTAGCAAAACTCCAGAAATAGGCTTCGACTCTACCACGATAGAGTTAGACAACACTCTCAACTTAGAATTAGAGTCCGATCGCGATCTACTCACCAACGAATCACTAACAACAGCAGACGATTTCAGTAGTGCCGAGCTGATGACAGGGTGGGATACTAGCAGTGAAGCCCTAGAAATCGGGGTTGATTCCACGATGATCTTGAGCGACAGTACTAGTTTTGAAGCATCTAACTCAGAGCTATTCACACAATCAGCATCAATACCTGTTGATGACGAAAGTACGACTCCTGATAAGACATTCGATATCGGGGAAGATGAAGAAAATATCACTCCTTGTACAACATGGCATGTTGGGGAAGCCGAACTAGGTTTAGATTTTGATAGCAATCAAACTGAGAACGAAGAGCTTCCCAGCTTTGAACTCGAACCGAGTTTGGAGTTAGGCGATAATTTTAACTTAGTAGCCGAAAACTTAGTAGTCGAAACTTCCACAGAAGATACAGAATCGATCGCATCATGGGATACTGGCAGCGAAACCTTAGAGATGGGCTTTGACTCTGCCACGGTAGAAGAAACGGTAGAAGAATTAGATAATTCTTTCAATCTAGAGTTAGAGCCTAGCAGCAATTTACTCACCGACACATCGCTGACAGCGACAGACGATTTCAGCAGTACCGAACTGATGGTGGACTGGGACACTGGCAGCGACATAGATGATGAGAGTTCTATTACAAGCGCCGTCTGGGATGTTGGGGAAACAAAATTAAGTTTGGCTAGCGATCTCACTCAAACTGAGAACGAAGATATTCTCAGCTTTGAACTCGAACCGAGTTTGGAGTTGGGCGATAACTTTGATTTCATGGCTGAAGTGGCTGAAAGTGATGCCGAGCTATTTTCTACTTCCACTGCGGATATCATCGATGAGAACATTACAGAGCTAATGTCCGTAGTGGAATCTATCTGCCAAGATACAACTGAAAATGAACTCTTGCTAGGAGAAGCCCAAGCAGATTTTCTGGCTGACTCGCAGTTAGAAACAGATGATGATTTTCCCGAACTGAATGCTTTATTGCATGAGGAAGAGTCAGTCACAAGTGCGATCGCCACGGCAGAAGCTTTATTAGATTTAAGCTCATCTCCAATCGTACCTGCGATCGAGTCACCTACTACCACGCCTCCCAGCAGTGATGATGACTTTGGCGACTTAGATTTACTCTTGCAGGAAACTCCTAAAGTCGCGGCAGCTACTACCACAGCTCCAAGCAGTGATGACTTTGGCGATTTGGAACAGCTATTACAGAATCCGGCGAAAACTACCAACGTAGTTACACCTCAACCAACCCCAGCAGCACCTCAAGCAGCAGCTGCGTCCCCTAGCCCTCGCCGTCCCGCCTTCGAGCAGATGATGCGCGTGCCAGTCAAGCAACTAGATAGTATTGGTAATATGGTTGGGGAGCTAGTTGTATACCGGAATAGCTTAGAGCAAGATCAAGAAAGGCTACGACAGTTCCTCGACAACTTGCTACACCAAGTCCAGCAGTTGGGTGATGTGGGTACGAGGATGCAGGAACTATACGAGCGATCGCTCTTAGAAGCATCCCTACTCAATAGTCGTCAGGGAGGAAAACTAATTTCAGTTCCAGATGGCAATTCTTCCTCAGTAGAGGAAGAATTGCCACTGGAGTCAACTTTGACGCACTAG
- a CDS encoding tetratricopeptide repeat protein → MTSSTNHEQQYQQAQTAYIQGNYEEAATFVDRLIEDFPADPNSRLLRGHIYCVLRQYEIAREQYQTVLQLTQDPELIDCAKNGLESVKQYESSEQYSNGRMPASEIENLSCWELTLLNRRTTMLQSSRHIQILRSLFRINLIVRLPNRILTVQMLPAVAILLCLLAILLSGISQKAIYQKIVI, encoded by the coding sequence ATGACATCAAGTACTAATCACGAGCAGCAATATCAACAAGCTCAAACAGCCTATATTCAAGGCAACTATGAGGAAGCAGCTACTTTTGTCGATCGATTGATCGAAGACTTTCCTGCCGATCCTAATAGTCGCCTCCTACGAGGTCACATTTACTGCGTTCTTCGGCAATATGAAATTGCTAGAGAACAATATCAAACTGTATTACAACTGACACAAGATCCAGAACTGATTGATTGTGCGAAAAACGGCTTGGAGTCAGTTAAACAGTACGAAAGTTCGGAGCAGTATAGTAATGGCAGGATGCCAGCGTCAGAAATTGAAAATCTTTCTTGTTGGGAGCTGACGCTGCTGAACCGCCGGACTACTATGCTACAGAGCAGTCGTCATATTCAGATTCTCCGAAGTCTTTTTCGCATCAATTTGATAGTCCGTTTGCCCAATCGCATCTTGACAGTACAAATGTTACCAGCAGTAGCAATTCTTCTATGCCTTTTGGCAATCCTTTTGTCTGGAATCAGCCAGAAAGCGATCTATCAGAAGATAGTAATTTAG
- a CDS encoding chemotaxis protein CheW — MVDLDLSMGADQVQVASEFQQLEIREGELHLRFFVTPTQELAMPAIIVREVVSAPLNRITPIPNTSSLLLGTINLRGRVIWVADLSQILGESTALNTERPEIPVIAVEEQEILLGLAVDRIVGMEWLSAEKVQQPTQVANSMAPFVRGEWILDEDTHQRLRLLDHKAIISSELWAA, encoded by the coding sequence ATGGTAGATCTGGACTTGTCAATGGGTGCTGACCAAGTTCAAGTTGCGTCAGAATTTCAGCAATTAGAGATTCGGGAAGGAGAACTACACCTACGCTTTTTTGTCACACCCACTCAAGAGCTGGCAATGCCAGCAATTATTGTTCGGGAGGTCGTCTCAGCTCCTCTCAATCGCATTACACCAATTCCCAATACATCCAGCTTACTATTGGGCACGATCAACTTACGCGGACGAGTGATCTGGGTAGCTGACCTCAGCCAAATTTTGGGAGAATCAACAGCCTTAAACACAGAGCGACCAGAAATTCCGGTAATTGCCGTAGAAGAGCAAGAAATACTCTTAGGGTTGGCAGTCGATCGCATTGTCGGGATGGAATGGCTGAGTGCGGAAAAAGTACAGCAGCCTACTCAAGTTGCAAACAGTATGGCTCCCTTTGTCCGTGGTGAGTGGATTTTAGATGAAGATACACATCAGCGTCTTCGACTGCTAGATCACAAGGCAATTATATCGAGCGAACTTTGGGCAGCATGA
- a CDS encoding response regulator transcription factor, with protein sequence MSTVLVVEDSPTQREIIIDLLQGSGLTVMIATDGMEALQHMQEASCPDLVVLDIVMPRMNGYEVCRKLKTDPKTQNVPVVMCSSKGEEFDRYWGMKQGADAYIVKPFQPKELLATVKQLLRGQG encoded by the coding sequence ATGAGTACAGTGCTGGTCGTGGAAGATAGTCCTACTCAAAGAGAGATTATTATCGATCTTCTTCAGGGGAGTGGATTGACGGTGATGATAGCCACTGATGGTATGGAGGCTTTACAGCATATGCAAGAAGCTTCTTGTCCCGATTTGGTGGTGCTAGATATTGTCATGCCTAGAATGAATGGTTACGAAGTTTGTCGCAAGCTGAAAACCGATCCAAAAACTCAAAATGTCCCAGTGGTAATGTGTTCCTCCAAAGGCGAGGAATTCGATCGCTACTGGGGAATGAAACAGGGTGCAGACGCTTACATTGTCAAACCATTTCAACCAAAAGAATTACTAGCAACAGTTAAACAATTACTGCGAGGGCAAGGGTGA